A region from the Colwellia sp. PAMC 21821 genome encodes:
- the ribBA gene encoding bifunctional 3,4-dihydroxy-2-butanone-4-phosphate synthase/GTP cyclohydrolase II produces the protein MNLHTPEEIIDDIAQGKMVILMDDEDRENEGDFIMAAEKVTPEAINFMATHGRGLICMPMSAERCELLKLPLMVDKNDAQFTTNFTVSIEAAEGVTTGISAADRATTVLAAVGKNADHHSIVQPGHIFPLIAKDGGVLNRAGHTEASVDLARLAGLEAAAVIVEILNEDGTMARRPDLEIIAEKHGIKMGTIADLIEYRNANETTIERISQCKLPTEFGDFDLTVFKDTIDGQAHFALTKGEIKPEEPTLVRVHLENTFKDLLCSQRESVAKWPIASALEKIGKEGGVLVLLGKHESPLDLIAQVQKYAKLDAGESVKEVKRHVGSRNVGVGSQILANLGVSKMRLLSSQTKYHSLSGFGLEVVEYIAD, from the coding sequence ATGAATTTACACACGCCAGAAGAGATTATCGACGATATAGCTCAAGGTAAAATGGTCATCTTAATGGATGATGAAGATCGCGAAAATGAAGGTGACTTCATCATGGCGGCAGAAAAAGTTACGCCAGAAGCCATTAATTTTATGGCAACACACGGTCGTGGCTTAATTTGTATGCCAATGTCGGCAGAGCGTTGTGAGCTTTTAAAATTACCGTTAATGGTTGATAAAAATGATGCTCAGTTCACTACCAATTTCACTGTTTCTATTGAAGCCGCTGAAGGGGTTACAACAGGAATTTCTGCAGCTGATCGTGCTACAACCGTGTTAGCGGCTGTGGGTAAAAATGCTGATCATCATTCGATTGTACAACCAGGTCATATCTTTCCTTTGATTGCTAAAGATGGCGGTGTACTAAACCGTGCTGGGCACACCGAAGCTAGTGTTGATTTAGCGCGTTTAGCTGGCCTCGAAGCGGCTGCGGTTATAGTTGAAATTTTGAATGAAGACGGCACCATGGCACGTCGCCCAGACCTAGAAATTATTGCTGAAAAACATGGCATTAAAATGGGGACTATTGCCGATTTAATTGAATATCGTAATGCTAACGAAACGACTATAGAGCGCATATCACAATGTAAATTGCCAACTGAATTTGGCGATTTTGACTTAACAGTATTTAAAGACACCATTGACGGTCAAGCACACTTTGCTTTAACTAAAGGTGAAATTAAGCCTGAAGAGCCGACGTTAGTGCGTGTGCATTTAGAAAATACCTTTAAAGATTTATTGTGCAGTCAGCGTGAAAGCGTTGCTAAATGGCCAATCGCTAGTGCCTTAGAAAAAATTGGTAAAGAAGGTGGAGTATTAGTCTTATTAGGCAAGCATGAGTCACCGTTAGATCTTATCGCCCAAGTGCAAAAGTACGCTAAACTTGACGCCGGTGAATCAGTGAAAGAAGTTAAACGTCATGTTGGCTCACGCAACGTCGGCGTAGGCTCGCAAATTTTGGCTAATTTAGGTGTCAGTAAAATGCGCTTATTAAGCTCGCAAACAAAATATCATTCACTGTCAGGCTTTGGTTTGGAAGTGGTAGAATATATCGCTGATTAA
- the ribD gene encoding bifunctional diaminohydroxyphosphoribosylaminopyrimidine deaminase/5-amino-6-(5-phosphoribosylamino)uracil reductase RibD, with amino-acid sequence MSNFSLKDHQFMQRAICLAKRGHFTTSPNPRVGCVIALNGEIVGEGFHKKAGQGHAEVHALKQAGSKAKGATAYVTLEPCSHFGLTPPCAEALIKAQVSHVIAAMVDPNPKVSGRGLELLAAAGITTQFGLLEQDAIALNPGFIQLMTKKLPFVRCKLAASLDGKTAMASGESQWITSPEARADVQRLRAQSCAVICGAESVIFDDARMNVRWDALGALKNSYAEADVRQPVRIIIDGKNRLTPDLAIFKTTSKILLIRHAIEKSQTWPHFVEQVTISKAEDSEHVDLSLLLAYLAQQGLNDILIESGAKLAGAFISANLVDELILYQAPKLIGSDGKSLVSMPSIIQLSEAKRLDISDIRMVGKDIRITAKFS; translated from the coding sequence TTATCGCACTAAATGGCGAGATTGTTGGTGAAGGCTTTCACAAAAAAGCAGGGCAAGGGCATGCCGAAGTTCATGCGCTAAAACAAGCAGGCAGCAAAGCTAAAGGTGCAACCGCTTATGTCACACTTGAACCTTGCAGTCACTTTGGTTTAACTCCTCCATGCGCAGAAGCATTGATTAAAGCGCAGGTTAGTCATGTTATTGCCGCTATGGTTGATCCCAATCCAAAAGTATCAGGTCGTGGCCTTGAACTATTAGCCGCCGCGGGCATAACCACACAATTTGGTTTGCTGGAACAAGATGCTATCGCATTGAATCCAGGCTTCATTCAATTAATGACTAAAAAGTTACCCTTTGTGCGCTGTAAGTTAGCGGCAAGCCTCGACGGAAAGACTGCCATGGCCAGTGGTGAAAGCCAATGGATAACGTCTCCCGAAGCCCGCGCAGATGTTCAACGCCTCAGAGCGCAAAGCTGTGCAGTTATTTGTGGCGCGGAGTCTGTTATTTTTGACGATGCCAGAATGAATGTCCGTTGGGATGCTTTAGGGGCACTTAAAAATAGTTATGCAGAAGCTGATGTTAGACAGCCAGTGCGGATTATTATTGATGGTAAAAATCGTTTAACACCTGATCTCGCTATCTTTAAAACAACAAGTAAAATATTATTAATTCGACATGCTATTGAAAAAAGCCAAACTTGGCCGCATTTCGTAGAACAAGTCACAATTTCTAAAGCTGAAGATAGTGAACATGTTGATCTAAGCCTATTATTAGCTTATTTGGCCCAACAAGGGTTGAATGACATATTAATAGAGTCAGGAGCGAAGCTAGCGGGCGCGTTTATTAGCGCAAACTTAGTGGATGAGCTCATATTATATCAAGCGCCCAAGTTGATCGGCAGTGATGGTAAAAGTTTAGTGAGTATGCCATCAATAATACAGTTATCAGAGGCTAAGCGTCTTGATATTAGTGATATACGTATGGTGGGTAAAGATATCAGGATAACGGCAAAGTTTAGTTGA
- a CDS encoding amidase translates to MKNFLIFITLVLLYPLSAHSQNNMTFHDLTVTKAHNMMADKQLTSEALVNYYLDRIAKIDHQGPQLNAVVQLNKNAIKRAQELDVIYKKSGKVGPLHGIPVLLKDNIDTIDGMANTAGSWALKNNYPKDDAFLVQQLKSAGAIILGKTNLSEWANFRSTSSSSGWSGLWGQSKNPYDITTSPCGSSAGSGVAIAADLALLAVGTETDGSVTCPSAINGIVGIKPTLGTVSRDGIIPIAHSQDTAGPMARSVTDAVMLLSALTAVDANDNAALAAPTDYMSHLKLDGIKGKRIGVARNLMGYHGQLDAIFEQAIVDLKAQGAIIVDSTNFTNTEVWGDAEFEVLLYEFKHGLNAYLAGTDDNTPKSLEAVIAFNLAHADKEMPYFKQEIFDMAQAKGPLTEDRYLAALALAKKSTQAEGIDALLAKHKLDLIIAPTTGPAWKTDWINGDHYLGAASSAAAISGYPHITVPMGYVHGLPVGLSMFSGKLQEGKLIEVAYGYEQSTLHRRAPTL, encoded by the coding sequence ATGAAAAACTTCCTAATATTTATAACGCTGGTATTGCTTTACCCTTTATCAGCCCACTCTCAAAATAACATGACATTCCACGACTTAACAGTGACTAAAGCTCATAACATGATGGCAGATAAACAGCTAACTAGTGAAGCCTTGGTCAACTATTACTTAGACCGAATAGCCAAAATTGATCATCAAGGGCCACAGCTCAACGCTGTCGTCCAGCTCAATAAAAACGCGATAAAAAGAGCACAGGAACTTGATGTAATTTATAAAAAATCAGGAAAAGTAGGGCCCCTTCATGGCATTCCTGTGTTATTAAAAGATAACATCGATACGATTGACGGCATGGCCAATACGGCGGGCTCTTGGGCGTTAAAAAATAACTACCCAAAAGATGATGCGTTTTTGGTTCAGCAACTTAAAAGTGCTGGTGCGATTATCTTAGGTAAAACAAATTTAAGTGAATGGGCAAACTTTCGCTCAACCTCTTCGTCAAGTGGCTGGAGTGGTCTGTGGGGACAAAGTAAAAACCCGTACGACATCACTACAAGCCCATGTGGTTCAAGTGCTGGCTCTGGCGTAGCTATTGCAGCAGATTTAGCTTTACTGGCTGTAGGCACAGAAACTGACGGTTCTGTTACTTGCCCATCAGCAATAAATGGCATCGTGGGTATTAAGCCGACTTTAGGCACGGTCAGTCGCGACGGTATTATTCCTATCGCTCATAGTCAAGATACTGCTGGCCCGATGGCCCGTTCAGTAACTGACGCGGTAATGCTACTTTCAGCATTAACCGCTGTCGACGCTAATGATAACGCCGCTCTTGCTGCGCCTACTGATTATATGAGTCATTTAAAGCTAGACGGTATTAAAGGTAAGCGCATTGGTGTCGCACGTAACCTGATGGGGTATCACGGACAACTTGATGCGATATTTGAACAAGCTATTGTAGACTTAAAAGCTCAAGGGGCGATTATTGTCGATTCAACTAACTTCACCAATACCGAGGTCTGGGGCGACGCTGAATTTGAAGTCCTGTTATACGAGTTTAAACATGGTTTAAATGCTTATCTTGCAGGTACTGATGATAATACCCCAAAATCACTTGAAGCAGTAATCGCCTTTAATCTTGCTCACGCCGATAAAGAAATGCCTTATTTTAAACAAGAAATTTTTGACATGGCACAAGCTAAAGGACCGCTTACTGAAGATAGGTACCTCGCCGCTTTAGCATTGGCAAAAAAATCGACTCAAGCTGAGGGCATTGATGCTCTTTTGGCTAAACATAAGCTTGATTTAATTATTGCACCAACAACGGGCCCAGCTTGGAAAACGGATTGGATAAACGGTGACCATTATTTAGGCGCGGCCTCTTCTGCTGCAGCCATTTCTGGTTATCCTCATATTACAGTACCAATGGGATATGTTCATGGTTTACCTGTTGGCTTATCAATGTTTTCAGGTAAATTGCAAGAAGGTAAGCTAATTGAAGTTGCTTACGGTTATGAACAATCGACATTACATAGAAGAGCGCCAACACTTTAA
- a CDS encoding riboflavin synthase, which translates to MFTGIIEAVGRLRAINSSGDGARVTIDTATLDLSDVKLGDSIATNGICLTVVALDNASFSADVSSETLTRTGLAHYKMGDSVNLEKAMLPTTRFGGHMVSGHVDAVSEISAIEHKGNSIDYWLTMPAELSAYIAEKGSVTIDGTSLTVNSLSDDKFRLTIVPHTTDQTIISKYQVGTKVNLEVDLIARYIERLLTKQTADKQEQSGVTHALLARNGFIK; encoded by the coding sequence ATGTTTACAGGGATAATAGAAGCCGTAGGGCGTTTAAGAGCGATTAATAGCTCAGGTGACGGCGCGCGCGTCACCATTGATACGGCAACATTAGACTTGTCAGATGTTAAATTAGGCGATTCAATTGCCACCAATGGTATTTGCCTTACTGTTGTTGCGCTCGATAATGCTAGCTTTAGCGCCGATGTTTCCAGTGAAACCTTAACGCGTACTGGTTTAGCACACTATAAAATGGGTGATAGCGTCAATCTTGAAAAAGCGATGTTACCTACAACCCGATTTGGTGGTCACATGGTTTCGGGTCATGTTGATGCGGTGAGTGAAATTAGCGCTATTGAGCATAAAGGCAATAGCATCGATTATTGGTTAACTATGCCAGCAGAGTTATCAGCATATATTGCCGAAAAAGGCTCAGTGACTATTGATGGCACAAGCCTAACGGTAAATAGTTTAAGCGATGATAAATTCCGTTTAACGATTGTGCCACACACCACAGACCAAACAATTATCAGTAAATACCAGGTAGGCACTAAAGTTAATCTTGAAGTTGATTTAATTGCCCGCTATATAGAAAGATTACTTACCAAGCAAACAGCCGACAAACAAGAACAGTCAGGTGTTACGCATGCGTTATTAGCGCGCAACGGTTTTATTAAATAA